The DNA segment CCCTATGCATGGAGTGCATGAGTAAGGAGGTGGTAACTGGTAAGCTAATTTGCGAGAACTGCAGTGCAGAATATCCGATAGAAGCCGGTGTTCCACGGATGTTAAGGCCTGAGGAGCTCAATCTCTAAATTCCCCATTCTCCTGATTATATAAGGGGGGTGATCTAATGCCGAGGATAATGATAGTGCGTGGTGACATCACCGAAGTCGAGGTGGACGCCCTGGTGAACCCAGCCAATGTCCAGCTTATCATGGGTGGAGGTGTTGCCGGCGCGATAAGGAGAAAGGGTGGTGAGGAGATACAGGAGGAAGCCCTTAAAAAAGCCCCCATAAAGATAGGAGAGGCTGTAGAGACTTCAGCCGGAAAGCTCAAGGCCAAATATATCATACACGCGCCCACGGTGGAGTCTCCCGGGGGAAAGAGTAATCCAGAGTTCGTGAGGAGAGCCGTTAGGGCTGCTCTCAAGAGGGCGGAGGAACTGGGCTTGGAGAGTCTAGCTTTTCCAGCCATGGGGGCGGGAGTCGGGGGAGTGCCCGTGGAGGTGGCGGTGAGGATAATTCTGGAGGAGGTTCTTAAATCGAGTCTAGAGGAGGTAGTGCTGGTCGCGTGGAGCAATGAGGACTTCGAGACCTTCCAGAGGGTGGCGGCTCAGATGGACATAGAGGCCTCCCTCGGAGAGTTGTCGTGACTGTCGCGCGGCTCGGACTGTAAAATTAATATAGGGGGTTGCACCCATCTAGGTGGCGGGGCGTAGCTCAGCCTGGCAGAGCGGCCGGCTGTAGAGGGCGCCGGGTGGCGCTCCGTCAGCGGCCCGTTCTCACAGATACCGGCAGGCCGGGGGTTCAAGTCCCCCCGCCCCGACCACCCAATCTCCTTATTATGAACGCACCCAAGAGTGTTCTCTCCAAGTCCTTAGAGAATATCTCCTTGGACGCCTTCTCCAAACTCTCCCCGCTCATCATCCTCACGACCTTGTAGACGATCCTCCTCAGGGAATCATGCTCTTCGCATGCGAGGAAGAGATCCTCGTCCGCCATCTCTATGCCCAGCTTGATCATCTC comes from the Thermoproteota archaeon genome and includes:
- a CDS encoding macro domain-containing protein, with amino-acid sequence MPRIMIVRGDITEVEVDALVNPANVQLIMGGGVAGAIRRKGGEEIQEEALKKAPIKIGEAVETSAGKLKAKYIIHAPTVESPGGKSNPEFVRRAVRAALKRAEELGLESLAFPAMGAGVGGVPVEVAVRIILEEVLKSSLEEVVLVAWSNEDFETFQRVAAQMDIEASLGELS